One Clostridia bacterium genomic window carries:
- a CDS encoding helix-turn-helix transcriptional regulator: protein MFYNRNNQAYAIQDIFRVTRKKGSNFYTGRDFSGLAFRFSGSSVIKYANKKTNAVTGSITYIPAGLDFEVESEPEEVIILHLTCFGNEPTDILSLTFQNTDKFADLFLSMFSEWQQRKPGYQNRCTALLYTLFEQMEKADAKPDNPKAELIRKGVLYMNMHYADASLTIPLLSEKCNISEVYFRKLFKELHGISPAKALLKLRIEHAVRLLESGYYRVSEVAQMSGFSDVKYFSTAFKKETGHAPTEIKM from the coding sequence ATGTTTTATAACCGAAACAATCAGGCATATGCCATACAAGACATTTTCCGCGTAACCCGAAAAAAAGGCTCTAATTTCTATACAGGGCGCGACTTTTCGGGACTGGCTTTCCGTTTTTCGGGAAGCAGTGTTATAAAATATGCCAACAAAAAAACCAATGCCGTTACCGGCAGTATCACCTATATCCCGGCAGGTTTGGATTTCGAAGTTGAAAGCGAGCCGGAAGAAGTGATTATTCTGCATCTGACATGCTTTGGAAATGAACCGACCGACATTCTCTCCCTCACTTTTCAGAACACAGACAAGTTTGCAGATTTGTTTCTCTCTATGTTCAGCGAATGGCAACAACGAAAGCCCGGCTATCAAAACCGCTGTACCGCACTTTTATACACGTTGTTTGAGCAAATGGAAAAAGCGGATGCAAAGCCTGACAATCCTAAAGCTGAGCTGATTCGCAAAGGCGTGCTTTATATGAACATGCATTATGCGGACGCCTCACTTACCATTCCGCTTCTTTCGGAAAAATGCAACATCAGCGAGGTGTATTTCCGAAAGCTTTTCAAAGAGCTTCACGGCATCTCCCCTGCAAAAGCCCTGCTTAAGCTTCGCATAGAGCATGCGGTCCGCCTTTTGGAATCCGGCTACTATCGGGTAAGCGAAGTGGCGCAAATGTCAGGCTTTTCGGACGTAAAATATTTTTCAACCGCTTTTAAAAAAGAAACCGGACATGCACCGACTGAAATCAAAATGTAA